CCCATGGTGTAAAGCCATTACGCTCCCACTTGATTGTCTCTGGGTCGGCCGTTACGAGATTACCCCTCATGATCACTTTACTGCCGCCATGATGATCAGCGCTGGCCGGTTGTGTCATCAGGGTGAGTAACGCGACTATAGGTACTAGCCCTAGAACTCTCAAAAACCTCATATTTCCTCCGTTTGAGTATTAAATTTTTTTAAGAACTACTTAATTGATCTGTAATTGTTAGAGTTTAGTTTATTTTGATTTTGATCGTTCATTTGCTTGTTCGGTAAGCGTAAACCCATCGTTGAGTGGATACCATTTGGTCGGGGTTGAGCGTGTCATATTTCTGATACTTTAGGCCTGTACGGTTCATTTTATATTTAATACCTAAGATGGTGTTCTACTAAGCCTGTGTTTTTGATAGCATAAGTGGTTAAATGAGACAGTGTTGTATGTGGTCTGTAATCTATAATTATTTTGTGTGTCTTCGTGGCTTCGAGTATCGGTATGAACACATTTAAATGCTTATTGATTTTGATGTTCACTGCGCTGAGTGCGCTGTTATTACAAGCTGACGACAATTCGAGGTAAGACTGGGTCTGCGTTGTTAGCGACTAAGCGCACAATAGTTTTGTTTAATTTAGTTTCCAGGAGTTGAGTATGCAAAATGCGCCGGTACGTCGTTCAGAGCTGCTGATGCCAGCTGGTTCACTGGAACGGCTCAAAGTAGCTGTCCTATATGGAGCGGATGCCATTTATATGGGTACACCGGATATGTCTATGCGGACTAAGTCTCAGCTTACCCTTGAAGATATTAAGGAAGGGATCAGCTTCGCGCACGCACGTAATGTTCGCGTTTATTTGGCTCTGAATATCTTTACGCATAACAAAGATATTCTAAAGCTCGACGCGTATATCGATACGTTGAAAGAGGTGCGACCAGATGGGGTTATTGTCTCAGATCCTGGTGTTTTTCATTACCTTCGTGAGTACGCTCCAGAATTTAATATTCATATATCTACCCAGGCGAATGTTTGCTCCTGGATGACTGTCAAGTTCTGGAAAGACCAAGGTGCTGAACTGATTGTTATGGCACGGGAAGTGACGTTTTCTGAGCTAGAAGAGATTCGGGAAAAGTGCACGGATGTGCGTCTTGAGACATTTGTTCATGGTGCCATGTGTATGACCTATTCAGGTCGCTGTTTGCTCTCTAATTTTATGGCCGAAAGAGGTGCTAATCAGGGAAATTGTGCCAACAGTTGTCGGTGGCAATATAAGGTCCGCTTGCGCTTAAATGATGGCACGATTAAAGAACTTGAGCTCTCCGAAGAAAATATGAAGCTCTTCGAGTTTGTACTCGAGGAAGGACACCGACCAGGGGATTTAATGCCAATTGAGGAGGATGACCGCGGGTCATACATCCTCAATTCAAAGGATCTGTGTCTGATGCCGAAGCTCAATGATTACTTAAGAATTGGGGTGGATAGTCTCAAAATCGAGGGTCGTGGTAAGAGCCCTTATTACTTGGCGACCACCGCGCGCGCGTATCGTCGGGCGATTGATGATTATTATGAGGATCCAGACGTCTGGGATTATCGTCTGTATATGCGTGAACTTGAGATGACCGGTAATCGCGGTTATACGTTGGCTTTTCATGAAGGGCGCGTCACAAATTACGCACACAATTATGAAAATACGAACAGCGTTGCCGCCTGGGAATTTGGCGGCATTGTGCGCTCGGCCACAGAAGATGCATTAATCATGGAGGTTAAGAATAAACTTCGATCAGGGGATGTGCTCGAATTCATTCCACCAAACTCCAAGGATGAGCCGGTACTGCTGCGTTTGTATGAGTTCGAGGTGTTGGGTATGGACGGACCGCAAGAAGTTATTCATGGCGGCCCTGAATGCAAAATACGGATTCCTTTATCGGCATTTGATCGGGAGAGCTCAGAGGATATACTGAGAAAATTTCCGGAGTTTACAGTCGTGAGAAAAGAGTCTTTATTGACTGATGAAGAGTGGGAACGCATACGTCTTGATCAGTTGACACAGAAAATTGAGTTGGGTCGGTCTTCTCCTGAGCGCTATGGAGACGCGGTACAGCGACTAAAAAACACCATCAGTATTGAAACACTAAATAAGCGTGCCAAGACGACGAGCAAAGGGCTTCGTGGATGCTGCGGACGTGGTTGTAATGGTTGCTTGATGTTTTGGAATGACGCAAAGTATGAGACGGCACGGGCCTTAATGAAGGGTAAAAAATCAGGAGAGATGTTGACTCAGAATATGCGTGATGATGTCATTGAGGCGCGCGCTGCGATTAGGCGTTAGGTCGAATAAAAGACGTTTTATTCTGACAAGTCACGAACAACTCGAAAACCGAGATCTTCCTCGCTCGAGATGAAATGTTTAAACCGAGTTGATTCAGTTAAATAATAGGGCTCGTTGGATAACCAGGAGCTACCCCGGTACCCTCGTAGGGAGCAGTCGCCTGCGAGCCATGGTTTGCCGGTAGTTGGAAATCCACCACGACCCTGACCACCCGGGCTGGGACAATCCTCCGTCCATTCGTATGCATTGCCAATGGTGTCGTATAATCCGAACTGGTTCACTGAGAACTGTCCGACCCTGGATAGAGTGACCTGGCCATCGTCGCAAGGTAGGGTGTCGAGGCCGTAACCCAGCTCCGACTCTGCAGTTCGATCATAGACATTACCATATTTACAAACGCGTTCAGGCTCTAGATTGAAGTATCGATTCATACCCAGATCACCTCTCGCAGCATATTCCCACTCTGTATTAGAAGGGAGCCGGTAGTTGAACGCAGTTTTTTTAGACAGCCATTTTGTATATTTGATGGCCTGTTTCCAATTCACTTGTGTGACGGGGTGTTGTCCCAAGAGGGTCGTGTCAACGTCAAGACGGTCACATCCTTCGTCATCAATGCAGGCCTGCCACTGACTGTTGGTCACTTCATAGATACCCGCAGCGAATGGTTGGGAAAAAATAACCCGCCGGTACCAGCCAACATTATGACCTCGCCCCAATGCGCCTGGAGGCAGTCGTATGTCTATTTCTCCGGCGGGGATGACCGCAAGGGTAGGACACACGTCGCAATCTGAAATCAGTTCTGAGGCAGCGTTTGCATGGCTGGCTGCAAGAATCGCAGACCAGAACAATGAAGAGGCCAGTGATGAGTTTGAGGGCATA
The Pseudomonadota bacterium genome window above contains:
- a CDS encoding U32 family peptidase, giving the protein MQNAPVRRSELLMPAGSLERLKVAVLYGADAIYMGTPDMSMRTKSQLTLEDIKEGISFAHARNVRVYLALNIFTHNKDILKLDAYIDTLKEVRPDGVIVSDPGVFHYLREYAPEFNIHISTQANVCSWMTVKFWKDQGAELIVMAREVTFSELEEIREKCTDVRLETFVHGAMCMTYSGRCLLSNFMAERGANQGNCANSCRWQYKVRLRLNDGTIKELELSEENMKLFEFVLEEGHRPGDLMPIEEDDRGSYILNSKDLCLMPKLNDYLRIGVDSLKIEGRGKSPYYLATTARAYRRAIDDYYEDPDVWDYRLYMRELEMTGNRGYTLAFHEGRVTNYAHNYENTNSVAAWEFGGIVRSATEDALIMEVKNKLRSGDVLEFIPPNSKDEPVLLRLYEFEVLGMDGPQEVIHGGPECKIRIPLSAFDRESSEDILRKFPEFTVVRKESLLTDEEWERIRLDQLTQKIELGRSSPERYGDAVQRLKNTISIETLNKRAKTTSKGLRGCCGRGCNGCLMFWNDAKYETARALMKGKKSGEMLTQNMRDDVIEARAAIRR
- a CDS encoding SUMF1/EgtB/PvdO family nonheme iron enzyme; this encodes MPSNSSLASSLFWSAILAASHANAASELISDCDVCPTLAVIPAGEIDIRLPPGALGRGHNVGWYRRVIFSQPFAAGIYEVTNSQWQACIDDEGCDRLDVDTTLLGQHPVTQVNWKQAIKYTKWLSKKTAFNYRLPSNTEWEYAARGDLGMNRYFNLEPERVCKYGNVYDRTAESELGYGLDTLPCDDGQVTLSRVGQFSVNQFGLYDTIGNAYEWTEDCPSPGGQGRGGFPTTGKPWLAGDCSLRGYRGSSWLSNEPYYLTESTRFKHFISSEEDLGFRVVRDLSE